A stretch of Kaistella flava (ex Peng et al. 2021) DNA encodes these proteins:
- a CDS encoding alanine dehydrogenase, which yields MSHTHVFTPFSEQDLLPQEEKLEIVRKGKQFSIGIPKETCLNERRTCITPDAVQVLVANGHQIVVESGAGEGSFFTDLQYSESGARITPTPEEAFQQDLVLKINPPTTDEIDMLKMNTYLVSALQINLRDKEYFKKLAEKKINAIAFEFIADEYKQLSLVRLIGEIAGSISILYAAELLALSNGLMLGGITGVRPTEVVVMGAGIVGEFATKAALGLGASVKVFDNSLSKLRRLHMMVDGRVPTSIIDPKELSKSLKRADVVIGALAKLSSSPIITEEMVAGMKKGSVIIDVTIDNRKMIETSELTDMENPYIIKHGVIHCGLPNLTSKMPRTTTKAISNFFLSYLLNYDEEGGFENMLVHKNEMKQSLYMYKGRHTKKIICDRFDLTYHDINLLIF from the coding sequence ATGAGTCATACCCACGTTTTCACCCCATTTTCCGAACAAGATTTACTACCTCAGGAAGAAAAATTAGAAATTGTAAGAAAAGGAAAACAATTTAGTATCGGCATTCCAAAAGAAACTTGTCTTAACGAGCGAAGAACTTGTATTACACCTGATGCAGTGCAGGTTTTGGTAGCAAATGGACATCAAATCGTTGTAGAATCAGGTGCCGGAGAAGGTTCTTTTTTCACCGATTTACAATATTCGGAATCGGGAGCGAGAATTACTCCAACTCCCGAAGAAGCATTTCAGCAGGATTTAGTTTTAAAAATTAATCCGCCGACTACAGACGAGATTGACATGCTAAAAATGAATACCTATTTGGTTTCAGCTTTACAAATCAATTTGCGCGACAAAGAATATTTTAAAAAATTAGCCGAGAAAAAAATCAACGCTATTGCTTTTGAATTTATCGCCGATGAATACAAACAATTGTCTTTAGTAAGATTGATTGGCGAAATTGCAGGAAGTATTTCTATTCTTTATGCAGCAGAATTGCTGGCCCTTTCAAACGGATTAATGCTGGGCGGAATCACAGGAGTTCGTCCGACAGAAGTTGTTGTTATGGGTGCTGGAATTGTTGGTGAATTCGCTACCAAAGCAGCTTTAGGTCTTGGAGCGAGTGTAAAAGTTTTCGATAATTCTTTATCAAAACTTCGCCGTTTGCACATGATGGTTGATGGGCGCGTTCCTACTTCCATTATCGATCCGAAAGAATTATCAAAGAGTTTGAAAAGAGCCGATGTCGTTATTGGTGCCCTTGCGAAATTAAGCAGTAGCCCAATTATCACTGAAGAAATGGTGGCCGGTATGAAAAAAGGCAGCGTCATTATTGACGTGACTATTGACAACAGAAAAATGATTGAGACGTCGGAATTAACCGATATGGAAAATCCGTATATCATTAAACACGGCGTAATTCATTGTGGTTTACCGAACTTAACGTCGAAAATGCCGCGTACGACTACGAAAGCAATTTCTAACTTTTTCCTTTCTTATCTTTTAAATTATGATGAAGAAGGTGGTTTTGAAAACATGCTGGTCCACAAAAATGAAATGAAGCAATCGCTTTATATGTATAAAGGTCGTCATACCAAAAAAATAATTTGCGACCGTTTCGATCTTACTTACCATGATATCAACCTTTTAATTTTCTAA
- the tsaE gene encoding tRNA (adenosine(37)-N6)-threonylcarbamoyltransferase complex ATPase subunit type 1 TsaE, with protein sequence MEFKINKLEDWQTVIDEILPQLQHNILLLKGNLGAGKTTFSQFLLKNLGSQDEVSSPTYAIVNEYDTPKGNVFHFDLYRMKSADEVEDIGIHEYLDNAFLCIIEWPEVYEEELAHFPHHEMSIENDGEYRIINFR encoded by the coding sequence ATGGAATTCAAAATTAATAAATTAGAAGACTGGCAAACGGTTATTGACGAAATTCTGCCTCAACTTCAACACAACATTCTTTTATTAAAAGGAAATTTAGGAGCCGGAAAAACAACTTTCAGCCAGTTTCTTTTAAAGAATTTAGGCAGCCAAGATGAAGTCTCCTCTCCTACTTACGCAATTGTCAATGAATATGATACGCCGAAAGGAAACGTTTTTCATTTTGATTTATACCGTATGAAATCTGCTGATGAAGTTGAAGACATTGGCATTCATGAATATTTAGACAATGCTTTTCTTTGCATCATCGAATGGCCAGAAGTTTATGAAGAAGAACTTGCCCATTTCCCACATCACGAAATGAGCATCGAAAATGATGGAGAATATCGGATCATTAACTTCCGATAG
- a CDS encoding isoaspartyl peptidase/L-asparaginase family protein produces the protein MKKLLLASIVTFSLMMSAQKKYVLVIHGGAGTILKSNMTTEKENAYKAKLTEALKAGYAEIQKGNTSIDAVAASIIIMEDSPLFNAGKGAVFTADGKNELDASIMYGKDKSAGAIAGVHTIKNPIKTAIAVMQKSEHVMLSGVGAEQFAKEQNLEIVDPSYFWTKDRWDGLQKLKQKEALNPTKKFSQNTLPESYEIDQKFGTVGAVALDKSGNITAGTSTGGMTNKKYGRIGDAPIIGAGTYANSQVGISATGWGEYFIRATAARTIAAKMEYQNKDIKTATQETIDEIEKMGGDGGLIALDKDGNIALPFNTAGMYRGAITDKGEIFIEIYK, from the coding sequence ATGAAAAAACTCCTACTCGCTTCCATTGTCACTTTTTCACTGATGATGTCGGCACAAAAAAAATACGTTCTTGTGATTCACGGTGGTGCCGGAACCATCTTAAAATCAAACATGACCACCGAAAAAGAAAATGCTTATAAAGCAAAATTGACAGAAGCCTTGAAAGCTGGATATGCTGAAATTCAGAAAGGAAACACTTCAATTGATGCAGTCGCTGCTTCCATTATAATCATGGAAGATTCTCCTTTATTCAATGCCGGAAAAGGAGCCGTTTTCACCGCAGATGGAAAAAACGAACTCGATGCTTCCATTATGTATGGCAAGGATAAATCCGCTGGAGCGATTGCCGGAGTTCACACCATCAAGAATCCGATTAAAACTGCAATTGCAGTAATGCAGAAATCTGAACATGTGATGTTATCAGGAGTTGGCGCAGAACAATTCGCAAAAGAGCAAAATTTAGAAATTGTAGATCCTTCTTATTTCTGGACCAAAGACCGTTGGGACGGTTTGCAAAAACTGAAACAAAAAGAAGCATTGAATCCAACAAAAAAATTCTCGCAAAATACTTTGCCAGAATCTTACGAAATCGATCAGAAATTCGGGACTGTTGGCGCAGTTGCTTTAGATAAAAGCGGAAACATCACCGCCGGAACTTCAACTGGTGGAATGACCAATAAAAAATATGGCAGAATTGGTGACGCTCCGATTATTGGGGCCGGAACTTATGCTAATTCTCAAGTTGGAATTTCAGCTACAGGTTGGGGAGAATATTTTATCCGAGCTACAGCTGCAAGAACCATCGCTGCGAAAATGGAATATCAAAATAAAGACATCAAAACAGCAACTCAGGAAACCATCGATGAGATTGAAAAAATGGGTGGCGATGGTGGTTTAATTGCTTTAGATAAAGACGGAAACATTGCATTGCCGTTTAACACTGCAGGAATGTACCGTGGAGCGATTACTGATAAAGGCGAAATCTTTATTGAAATTTATAAATAA
- the dnaG gene encoding DNA primase yields MISKQTIDKIFSAVRVEEIIGEYVQLKRAGSNFKGLSPFHDEKSPSFVVSPSKQIWKDFSSGKGGTAISFLMEIENFTYPEALKHAAKKYGIEIEEDLRELTEAQKQAQTDKELLYKIHEIANDFFQEQMFGTEEGTTIAYSYFKERELRDDIIKKFQLGYSPEQRNAFTEFALNKGYSKEILEKSGLSIFPENAPNGIDRFRERVLFPIHSFSGRVLGFGARILRNNIKTAKYLNSPETEIYHKSSVLYGLSQGKQAISKVNLCLLVEGYMDVIALHQSGIENVVASSGTALTVDQIKLIKRLTENVTILFDGDPAGIKASFRSIDLLLAEEMNIRILLFPDGDDPDSFSRKHPQQYVEDFIKNQAKDFIDFKAEILLKEAGDDPIKKAESIRDIVKSVAFVKNALKQEVYLKEVATKFGISEQSLFNELNVQKQIQGQNFSPRHRPEPQERPKMEIVPPTTIAVNPLLELEEKLVKHMLNFGDRVLEKSDADNQPFKITVIEEIISHFNEDNYEAQSPINQKIIEELKNGLVNNEIIQSNFFLTLMDETIVSKVSNAILEDDDLSNWEKSNIFPPKPGEKLEAEIEDDILIHKSHFIEKMIYDIVKKFDSLRDDNPEEYYESVKRIMVLKSLLNEINLKLSRQLTKGHSFFKEQKL; encoded by the coding sequence ATGATTTCTAAGCAAACAATTGACAAGATATTTTCTGCCGTTCGGGTAGAGGAAATCATCGGCGAATATGTACAACTTAAAAGGGCAGGCTCTAATTTTAAAGGTCTGAGTCCTTTCCACGACGAGAAATCGCCAAGTTTTGTGGTGTCGCCAAGTAAGCAGATTTGGAAAGATTTCTCTTCCGGAAAAGGTGGAACTGCGATTTCTTTTTTGATGGAAATTGAAAACTTTACTTATCCTGAAGCACTTAAACATGCTGCAAAAAAGTATGGAATTGAAATCGAGGAAGATCTACGCGAACTGACGGAAGCGCAGAAGCAGGCTCAAACGGATAAAGAATTACTCTATAAAATTCATGAGATTGCGAACGATTTTTTCCAGGAACAAATGTTTGGGACGGAAGAAGGAACGACCATCGCTTATTCTTATTTTAAAGAGCGTGAACTTCGTGACGATATTATTAAAAAATTCCAATTGGGATATTCGCCGGAACAGCGAAATGCTTTTACAGAATTTGCTTTAAATAAAGGGTATTCCAAAGAAATATTGGAGAAATCGGGACTTTCTATTTTCCCTGAAAATGCACCGAACGGAATCGACCGTTTTCGGGAACGTGTTTTATTTCCGATTCATAGTTTTTCTGGTCGAGTTCTAGGTTTTGGTGCCAGAATTCTTAGAAATAATATAAAAACTGCGAAATATCTGAATTCTCCGGAAACGGAAATTTATCATAAATCCAGCGTTCTTTATGGTTTAAGCCAAGGAAAACAAGCGATTTCTAAAGTAAACCTTTGTCTTTTGGTTGAAGGTTATATGGACGTCATCGCTCTGCACCAAAGCGGAATTGAGAACGTCGTGGCAAGTTCAGGAACGGCTTTGACGGTTGATCAAATCAAACTGATCAAGCGTTTAACAGAAAACGTAACCATCTTATTTGATGGTGATCCAGCCGGAATTAAAGCGAGTTTCAGAAGTATTGATTTATTGCTTGCCGAGGAAATGAATATTCGGATTCTACTTTTCCCTGATGGTGATGATCCTGATTCCTTTTCCCGAAAACATCCACAGCAATATGTAGAAGATTTTATTAAAAATCAGGCAAAAGATTTCATCGATTTCAAAGCCGAAATTTTATTGAAAGAAGCGGGTGATGATCCGATTAAAAAAGCGGAATCCATTCGTGACATTGTAAAGTCGGTGGCATTTGTTAAAAATGCTTTGAAGCAGGAAGTTTACTTAAAGGAAGTTGCCACAAAATTTGGAATTTCGGAGCAATCGCTTTTTAATGAACTGAATGTTCAGAAGCAAATTCAAGGTCAGAACTTTTCGCCTCGACATAGACCGGAGCCACAAGAAAGGCCGAAAATGGAAATTGTTCCGCCAACGACAATCGCTGTAAATCCTTTGCTGGAATTAGAAGAAAAGTTGGTGAAACATATGCTTAACTTTGGTGATCGCGTTTTGGAAAAGTCAGATGCCGATAATCAGCCGTTTAAAATTACAGTGATTGAAGAAATAATCAGTCATTTTAATGAAGATAATTATGAGGCTCAATCGCCAATTAATCAGAAAATAATTGAAGAATTAAAAAACGGATTGGTTAATAATGAAATTATTCAAAGTAATTTTTTCTTAACTTTAATGGATGAAACTATTGTTTCCAAAGTTTCAAATGCAATTCTTGAAGATGATGACTTGAGTAACTGGGAAAAAAGTAATATTTTTCCACCTAAACCTGGTGAAAAATTAGAAGCGGAAATTGAAGATGATATTCTGATTCATAAAAGTCATTTTATTGAAAAGATGATTTATGATATTGTTAAAAAATTTGATTCATTAAGGGATGACAATCCAGAAGAATATTATGAGTCGGTGAAAAGGATTATGGTTTTAAAGAGCCTTTTGAACGAAATTAATTTGAAATTAAGCCGACAACTGACAAAAGGTCATAGTTTTTTTAAGGAACAAAAATTGTAA
- the clpP gene encoding ATP-dependent Clp endopeptidase proteolytic subunit ClpP — MDIKKDFRDFSVKHLGNSGLVTDQYMGMYGPTNLTPYIMEERRLNVAQMDVFSRLMMDRIIFLGTGIDDQVANIVTAQLLFLESSDASKDIQIYINSPGGSVYAGLGIYDTMQIIKPDVATICTGMAASMGAVLLVAGEKGKRSALKHSRVMIHQPSGGSQGVASDMEINLREMLKLKKELYDIISEHSGQTYEWVEKASDRDYWMTSGEAKDFGMVDEVLQRKVEKK; from the coding sequence ATGGATATTAAAAAAGATTTCAGAGACTTCTCTGTAAAACATTTAGGAAATAGCGGATTGGTAACAGATCAGTACATGGGAATGTATGGCCCGACCAATTTGACACCGTATATTATGGAAGAAAGACGATTGAACGTTGCTCAGATGGACGTTTTTTCCCGTCTAATGATGGATCGTATCATTTTCCTGGGAACAGGGATTGACGATCAGGTTGCGAATATCGTAACGGCACAGTTGCTTTTCTTAGAAAGTTCTGATGCTTCAAAAGATATTCAGATTTACATCAACTCTCCTGGTGGAAGTGTTTATGCAGGCTTAGGAATTTATGACACGATGCAAATCATCAAACCAGATGTTGCGACAATTTGTACAGGAATGGCTGCCTCGATGGGTGCGGTTCTTTTGGTTGCAGGTGAAAAAGGAAAACGTTCAGCCTTGAAACATTCAAGAGTTATGATTCACCAACCAAGCGGTGGTTCGCAAGGTGTTGCTTCTGATATGGAAATCAACTTGAGAGAAATGTTGAAATTGAAAAAAGAATTATACGATATTATTTCTGAACATTCAGGACAAACGTACGAATGGGTTGAGAAAGCCTCTGACAGAGATTACTGGATGACTTCTGGTGAAGCGAAAGATTTCGGAATGGTGGATGAAGTTCTTCAAAGAAAAGTAGAGAAAAAATAA
- the tpiA gene encoding triose-phosphate isomerase, protein MRKNIVAGNWKMNKNVIEAQKLMFQLLDYKKNHETNCEVWIAPPSMYLMMAKDVFAHNEIGVFAQDMSEHENGAYTGEISADMLESIHATGAIIGHSERRQYHGETDSHCRVKVKLALDKGLTPIYCNGETLEQRKSGKHLEVVKNQTEVALFNLTAEEIKKVVIAYEPVWAIGTGETASPEQAQEIHAHIRSLIAEKYGKEVADEISILYGGSVKPDNAKEIFSQPDIDGGLIGGAALKVEDFAKIIEGFNS, encoded by the coding sequence ATGAGAAAAAATATCGTTGCAGGAAACTGGAAAATGAATAAAAATGTAATTGAAGCACAAAAGTTAATGTTTCAATTATTGGACTACAAAAAAAATCACGAAACGAACTGTGAAGTTTGGATTGCGCCACCGTCAATGTATTTAATGATGGCGAAAGATGTTTTTGCACACAATGAAATCGGAGTTTTCGCACAAGACATGAGCGAGCACGAAAATGGCGCTTACACTGGAGAAATTTCCGCAGATATGCTGGAATCTATTCATGCTACTGGTGCAATTATCGGTCACTCTGAAAGAAGACAATATCATGGTGAAACTGATTCTCACTGTAGAGTAAAAGTAAAATTAGCTTTAGATAAAGGATTAACACCAATTTATTGTAACGGTGAAACTTTGGAGCAAAGAAAATCTGGAAAGCATTTAGAAGTGGTAAAAAACCAAACTGAAGTTGCTCTTTTCAATTTAACTGCTGAAGAAATTAAAAAAGTCGTTATTGCTTACGAACCAGTTTGGGCAATCGGAACGGGTGAAACTGCTTCTCCTGAACAAGCGCAGGAAATTCATGCACACATCAGAAGTTTAATCGCTGAAAAATATGGAAAAGAAGTTGCTGACGAAATTTCAATTTTATACGGTGGTTCTGTAAAACCGGATAATGCGAAAGAAATATTCTCTCAACCAGATATCGACGGTGGTTTAATCGGCGGTGCGGCTTTGAAAGTAGAAGATTTTGCTAAAATTATCGAAGGTTTTAATTCTTAA
- a CDS encoding TerB family tellurite resistance protein, translating to MHQKKSNKSIAGYHLLMILSAVDGEFAPEEGMMIQQYLADEFPFKMDLDDELEVIALLKPEEWKSHFEFHAQCFLDDSTEKERMSFRQFAKTLIKADEEVSETEHDYYQMLKDIWKLN from the coding sequence ATGCACCAAAAAAAATCAAATAAATCGATTGCAGGTTATCACTTGTTGATGATTCTTTCGGCTGTTGATGGAGAGTTTGCTCCAGAAGAAGGAATGATGATCCAGCAATATCTCGCCGATGAATTTCCATTTAAAATGGACTTAGATGACGAATTAGAAGTTATTGCTCTTTTAAAACCTGAAGAATGGAAATCGCATTTTGAATTTCACGCACAGTGTTTTCTGGATGATTCAACTGAGAAAGAAAGAATGTCTTTCAGACAATTTGCAAAAACACTTATCAAAGCAGATGAGGAAGTTTCTGAGACGGAGCACGACTACTATCAGATGCTTAAAGACATTTGGAAACTCAACTAA
- a CDS encoding BT_3928 family protein, with protein MLKNILRIVIALIFIASGFVKAVDAVGFSFKLEEYFSPSVFNIPFLEKQALVLAVIVVAFELIFGFLLLIKSKLKFTLSMLIALCVFFAFLTFYSAYFNVVTDCGCFGDAMKMEPWQSFWKDVVLLVGLIIVYFLYRHNFNDVEEKSNFKKYLSAFAFMTMVFVINWGITHEPVIDFRDYKIGTDLNIEKEKIAKDPSEFKTYYSLKNEKTGEVLEVNQDDYVNDKKYWEEGSPWIIEEGKTTSKLVKQGYDSEIAKFKPETPDGVDLTDEILKAPKAILIFSYDPKKVNINILEQAEAKLSQQKDALVLGISTNPNTFKTINNAMMDGTAIKTIARSNPFVLTLEKGKIVDKRSAKDYIKQKK; from the coding sequence ATGTTGAAAAATATACTGAGAATTGTAATTGCTTTAATTTTTATTGCGTCAGGTTTTGTGAAAGCCGTAGATGCAGTAGGATTTTCATTTAAATTGGAGGAGTATTTTTCACCATCCGTTTTTAATATTCCTTTTTTAGAAAAACAGGCACTCGTCTTAGCTGTGATTGTCGTTGCTTTTGAATTGATATTTGGATTTTTATTATTAATAAAAAGCAAATTAAAATTCACCCTTTCGATGTTAATTGCGCTGTGCGTATTCTTTGCGTTCCTGACTTTTTATTCCGCCTATTTCAATGTCGTAACAGATTGCGGATGCTTTGGTGACGCCATGAAAATGGAACCTTGGCAAAGTTTCTGGAAAGATGTTGTTCTTTTGGTAGGATTAATTATCGTTTATTTTCTTTACCGACATAATTTTAATGATGTTGAAGAAAAAAGTAATTTCAAGAAATACCTTTCTGCATTTGCTTTTATGACAATGGTTTTCGTTATTAATTGGGGAATTACTCACGAACCAGTTATTGATTTTAGAGATTATAAAATCGGTACAGATTTAAATATCGAGAAAGAAAAAATCGCCAAAGATCCTTCTGAATTTAAAACCTATTATTCTCTTAAAAATGAAAAAACAGGCGAAGTTTTAGAAGTCAATCAGGACGATTATGTGAATGATAAAAAATACTGGGAAGAAGGTTCGCCTTGGATTATTGAGGAAGGAAAAACGACTTCTAAATTAGTCAAACAAGGTTATGATTCAGAGATTGCGAAGTTTAAACCAGAAACTCCAGACGGTGTTGATTTAACAGATGAAATCTTGAAAGCACCAAAAGCAATTCTAATTTTTTCTTACGATCCGAAAAAGGTAAATATCAATATTTTAGAACAGGCGGAAGCGAAATTGAGTCAACAAAAAGACGCTTTAGTTTTGGGAATTTCTACCAATCCGAATACTTTTAAAACCATTAATAATGCAATGATGGACGGTACAGCGATTAAAACAATTGCCAGAAGTAATCCGTTCGTCCTTACTTTAGAAAAAGGAAAAATTGTAGATAAACGTTCTGCAAAAGATTATATTAAACAAAAAAAATAA
- a CDS encoding DUF1599 domain-containing protein: protein MQKTSKQFDDVIAVCRELFSNKLSDYGASFRVLRTSSLTDQIFIKVKSLRNFQTTGVSKVGESEEENFIAIVNYSIIGLIQLEKGFADDFKQDRNEILEMYDQFAHEAKELMLRKNHDYGEAWREMRISSITDLIYQKVLRTKQIEDNAGATLVSEGIDANYFDMLNYAVFCLIKFSEEKEIINPL, encoded by the coding sequence ATGCAAAAAACATCAAAACAGTTCGACGACGTTATCGCAGTCTGCCGGGAATTATTCAGTAATAAACTATCGGATTACGGCGCCTCTTTTCGGGTCTTACGAACTTCATCATTAACGGATCAAATTTTCATTAAAGTTAAAAGTTTAAGAAATTTTCAAACTACGGGAGTTTCGAAAGTTGGCGAGTCTGAAGAAGAAAATTTTATCGCGATCGTGAACTACTCTATTATCGGTCTAATCCAGTTAGAGAAAGGTTTTGCAGATGATTTCAAACAGGATAGAAATGAAATTCTGGAGATGTACGACCAGTTTGCTCACGAAGCAAAAGAGTTAATGCTCAGAAAAAATCACGATTATGGAGAAGCCTGGCGCGAAATGCGTATTTCTTCAATCACCGATTTGATTTACCAGAAAGTACTGAGAACCAAACAAATAGAAGACAACGCTGGAGCAACTCTGGTTTCAGAAGGAATTGATGCAAATTATTTTGATATGCTGAATTACGCCGTATTCTGTCTGATTAAGTTTTCTGAGGAAAAAGAGATTATTAACCCACTATAA
- the folP gene encoding dihydropteroate synthase translates to MNCRGQLIDLSKPQIMGILNITPDSFSDGGQFNNESDALHQIRKMIQEGAAIIDIGAQSTRPNAQLLSAAEEILRIGNLISNIKKEFPEILISLDTFYSETVQFGFNEGIDLVNDISGGMFDDKMFEIVANTGLPYVLMHINSTYESMHEKLIHDDIILNINYYFSEKIQKLRSLGIKDIILDPGFGFGKTVEQNHQMIDELDAISFGEYPLLIGISRKSFIYKPLRKSPLDIQEETQKLHLKVLEKGAKILRVHDVLATKKTIDIFLGK, encoded by the coding sequence ATGAATTGTCGTGGTCAATTAATCGATTTGTCGAAACCTCAAATCATGGGAATCCTCAATATAACTCCGGATTCTTTTTCTGACGGAGGACAGTTTAATAATGAAAGTGATGCGCTTCATCAAATTAGAAAAATGATTCAGGAAGGAGCCGCAATCATTGATATCGGCGCACAGTCGACCAGACCAAATGCGCAACTGCTTTCTGCAGCGGAAGAAATTTTAAGAATTGGAAATCTAATTTCAAATATTAAAAAAGAATTTCCGGAGATTTTAATTTCTTTAGATACTTTTTATTCTGAAACGGTGCAATTTGGTTTTAATGAAGGAATAGATTTGGTGAATGATATTTCAGGCGGAATGTTTGATGATAAAATGTTCGAAATCGTTGCGAATACTGGACTCCCTTATGTTTTAATGCACATTAATTCCACTTATGAATCGATGCATGAAAAGTTAATTCACGACGATATTATCTTGAATATTAATTATTATTTTTCTGAAAAGATTCAAAAATTAAGAAGTCTGGGAATTAAAGATATTATTCTCGATCCCGGTTTTGGTTTCGGTAAAACAGTGGAGCAGAACCATCAAATGATTGATGAACTCGACGCAATTAGTTTTGGTGAATATCCGCTGTTAATAGGTATTTCCCGCAAATCTTTTATCTATAAACCTTTGAGGAAATCACCTTTGGATATTCAAGAAGAAACACAGAAACTCCATTTAAAAGTTCTGGAAAAAGGAGCGAAAATCCTGCGCGTTCACGATGTTTTGGCAACTAAGAAAACGATTGATATATTTTTAGGAAAGTAA